From Ictalurus punctatus breed USDA103 chromosome 2, Coco_2.0, whole genome shotgun sequence:
GGGGGCTGGGTGGGGATTGGCTGATGAAACCTTTGTGGGCATTGTGCTCTCGGCTGGGTAATTGGCTGTGGTATGTACTGAGACATATTTGTTGCCCTAGAGGGTCTCTGTCTAGCGGGGTGTTTACGATGCAGACTAGCAAACTGTTGTCTGGCCTGTGTAACCTGTAGGCTGCACTCCAGGGGCTGGCTGTGCATCTGGGCCGAATAGTTCCCCAGGAATAACAGGAAAAGAGCAGAGGGCTCTCCTGCAGGCTTCCAAAAGTGGAGACTGGGCCAGCCATATTTGGCGTCTATAacttttttataatatattgcTAATAAAGTCCTTATCCAGCTCTGAACAGAGGGGAGGGGGAGGTAGTGGATTAAAAATAAGTACGAAATTGGAGTTAAAAGGTGTTAGTAACCCTACAGTATAACATTAATTACCTAATGCAAataatcaatcagtcaatcatattcatttatagagcacatttaaaaacaaccaaGGTTGACCAATATAGTGCTGTACAATATATAATGTTCATTAAAAGTCCGGACATCTTTTTGATAAATGATTATGGAATGACAGAAATGGATTCATATTAGTTCAAGTGATGTAATATTGCAATATAGTAATGAGATTCATTAAGATGAATTAAGAGTAACATGTATTTTGCTGTTTGTCCTAGATTGCGCTAATATACGACTCGCTGGTGGCAGTCACTCCTGCGCTGGTAGAGTGGAAGTCTATCATAATTACCAGTGGGGAACAGTGTGTGATGATAACTGGGACATAAATGATACGCAGGTGGTGTGTAGACAGCTTGGATGTGGTAATGCTGTCAGCGCTCATGAAACTGCCCACTTTGGTCAGGGAAGTGGTCCAATATGGCTGGATGATGTTCAATGTTCTGGAAGTGAAAGCACCATCACCCAGTGCTCTCATAATGGATTTGGTATACACGACTGTGACCATGGTGAAGATGCTGGTGTTACTTGCTCAGGTACAGAAACACTCATATATTATGACCTTGTCATCaatgtaattatatttatattgtattgattaacatttattagtttgacaatttttttaaatgaattattttgctGACACCTTAGTCATTTTAGTAAATGTCAGTCAACTTAAGTGGATACAGATCTTCAGAACGGAGTAACAACAGCTACAAATTCCACAATATTGAAGTTGGCTGGCTGTCATTTTAGCAGCTAGATAGATTATATACGAGAACtaaaatattttaagtgttaTGCATGCCAAACACGTTAGATACTAAATGATAGTAAACACTTGGGGGTGTGCGGGAATAGGATTAAGTGTTTAAATGTAATCTATTTTAGTCACATTTACTGTTGTGGAAGGTCTgtgaagttagttcctgttatcatgttatatgttatagcagctatacacAGTGGTTCCATCACcaaaatgcagtttgtcacaTTATTGAGATAAACTCCTCTCctgcttacagaaaacttcaccatatcaacaattacatgttTTTAATTCGTTTATGTGAAGAGtccctgtgtaaattgttactatagaaatgataacattacAACAGGCACATTACTGTAAAGCTGTTatagacaattaatcaacaATTTGTGcaaattcagcagtgctgtggtataaatcttaaataaatgttagtCTCCTCTGATGATCTCTTTAATCCAGTGGATTATAATAGATTATTCAGattattatctgtttatttcatgaatgtaaatgtctCACTGTGAATGTACATACATGCTTTAATCCTTTCTAATGTTCTACATATGAATTTAAGTCAAGTTGAACTCCCATTCTTTCCATTGAACCTGGTGTGGCCTGCACTTATCAAGTTTAAAAATTTGTATTGGATGGAGTcagtttgaggaaaataaatgagacaCACTACATTTTTTCATTGTACATACCTACACATATTTCATTGTTCAGTTGAGACACTGTTTTGAATATAGTTTGGATATTTAAATTGGTTATTTACTACACTGAACAAATTCAATATTATTCAGCATACACAGATTGAAAATAGAGTAGTTCAAAATTTTCCCAACTGGTTTTGTTCCGAATATTATTTCCCTTTATATCTCATGATCAAACTGATGGATACACAGATCTATCAGTAGTAAAACCTGCTCTCTTTTTATGTGATAAATCAGAGCGTAATCAGGTCAGGCTGGTGAATGGTCAGAGTAACTGTTGTGGTCGAGTGGAGATCCAGCACAATGGCCGTTGGGgaacagtgtgtgatgatgactgGGACTTAAAGGATGCAGAGGTGGTGTGTAGACAGCTTGGATGTGGTAAAGCTGTCAGTGCTCCTTCTAATGCCCGCTTTGGTCAGGGAAGTGAACCAACCTGGCTGGATGATGTTCAGTGTACTGGAACTGAGAGCTACATAAATCACTGCTCACACAGTGGATTTGGAGAAGAAGACTGTGGACATGAAGAAGATGCTGGAGTCGTGTGCTCAAGTaggcttttgttgttgttgaattttGTTGTAGCAATACCCTGTTTAAAGTGAAAGCAGTTACAAAATGATGAAACATATTCCTTTATTATAAGACTTGCAGACTCCCACATTGACTCGGACCTCCCCAACGTCTGTGGTCTCACCTGGAGAAGTCCTTCAGTTCAGATGTTCCACACCCAGCCCAACATGCATCTCTGTAGACTTCAGTTTGTATAAAACTTGGACATCAATAAAGAAGCAAACTGCAGAATCTACAACAACATTTACTCTGACTGTAGATGCCTCACATCAGGGCCAGTACACCTGTGACTACTCATACAGGGAAAGTGCCTTTTCATCATCCAAGAGCAGCTCTATCAGGATCACTGTGGGCAAGTGACATGTTCTGGACATGTTTGCTAGTACCAGACAAAATTTGACCTCAGCAATAAGATAGATTAGTTCTCTTCATTTCATAATTTTCAGTAAGAGTGACCATGATTGTTGTTTTCTAGTGAACCTGCAGCAGCCCAATATCTTCTTCAGTGCTGCTGGTGGACCAGAAGTAACAAGAGGCTACGGCTTCTCCATAATCTGCTCCACTGAACCTCAGTATCCAGGAGGTTCCTTCCACTTGAAGTTCAGTGGATCCAACATCATCATGACTCAGTCGGCTGTTAACCACTCAGCCATCTTCCTGTTTCCTGAGGCAGATTTTGTCCATCAGGGAAACTACAGCTGTGCTTATGAAGTTAACGTGTCTTCACGCACCTTTACCTCCACTACCACTGAGCTGCTGGAAATCACTGTGAAAGGTATAGTAAGAAAAACtagttctgtttttttgtgtgtgtgttctgcagtttaatgtttgaaaagcctgatgatgatgatttctcTCTCAGCATCTCTGGCTCCCTACATTGGTGTTGGAGTGACAGCAGGACTGCTTCTCATCTTAGTTCCAGTCATCATTTGCTTTGTGAAGACAcagaaaagacagaaatgtcagATGGATAAGACAAAGGATTCACAGCGTGAGTTGAAAAAGTCATAAACATTTCACTATATTAGTAAAAGCATCCCTTTGACaatggaaataaatataattttgttttacaCTACAGCGCTGTTGCATtcttacatgtgattcatttttttaaattgcagttCTGACATTagtgcagctacaaatcacaggtttatatttacaagctcatttttatatgttattgtttcaataGGAACAACCTAAaaggttattatttatttatttatttatttatttttaaatttgtgtaTTGGTGACATGGTGAAAGTTTTTGTAAACAatttccagtgtcagcacttttttAAAGTCAGAAGGAAAGCTAGAACTTGTTTTAcaagggaaagtcttcagggcagAGGAGTTTGCAGAGAAACACTTTGAGGTTTCTCATGTACACGACAAGCTGAAATAGTTTTTTGTCTTAACTTCAagcgagagaaaaaaagaggctgatAAGGGAACAACTGATTATAGCTGCTAAGATATGTGAGAAGAGGAACTAACTTCTGTAACAGACCTTGCACAACaagtaattataaatggataaaaagtgtattTAGTTCTTTAATGTATAAAAAACTAATCAATAACAATTGCTGAGGTATAAGAGAactaaaaatatttaacatataaTCAACATTGATtgctaattattttcctgtaacagcacgacacagacagttttatttattacttgtaTTATTCTTGTTGAATTTGAATATATACCTTCATATAGTAACCATCtggttccctgagaagggaatgagatgtcGCGTGAGCTCAACGCTATGGGAAGCGCTCTCAAGCGTGACTGGTATATGAAGCTTGTGAAACATCAtgcttatttataggcctgccatgattaggtgacgtggcaattaagcgtgacGTGACATATAAACACCACCTGTGTACTTTGTCATCaccctctattatctgaagtgaaaaCACAATTCACAGGTAGGCCCCAGTAGGACAAAGTTACGCAACGTCTTGTCCCCTTCtaagggaacagggttacatgagtaacccagacattcactttcaaagggaactgAGCATTGCGTGAGCTTAATACTGTGGGAATGAGAATTCCCACATGAGAAGATGCGAGCCCGAGGTTCACTGCAAAACACCCGGGGCGGAAGGTATATCCAAGCTGTAGTCTTTggataaagcctttgaggaggccacccccctagtggaatgaaccCTTATGCCAAGAGGCGCAGCgaaagcgatagagattgcttccactatccaattagaaatgagctgcttcgacacagcatcacctctactgttgccgccaagcagaccagcagctgctctgacttatgcaactggctggagcggtggacataagtacagagagcccttaccgGACACAGttggtgcaatttctcttgttccagtgtgaggaacagaggagggcagaaaacctgcaacactactggctgggcagcagatgtacgcactttaggaatataatctggcctagcatacaggaaggccttggctaatccaggggcaggaaggggcaacagagagagcttgtagatctcctactcgcttgagtgATGTCAGGgtcagcagaagagctacctttggagtcagaagcttctctgaggctgactctaagggctcaaatggggcacctgccagaccttccaggaccacagaaaggtcccagaaaGGTATGCGTGGtttgcagatgggcctcagcctcCTGATACCATGCATAAACcgtgaagttagaggatgttgccccatagaggctccatcaataggtgCATGGTTAGCCAAAATGGTGGTCACGTAGACCCTTATTGTAGGAGGAGccaaccccactgagaaatATCCTTCTAAGAACTCCAGGAGTGCAGCTATTGCGCAGATCACTGGGTTTAGCTGTCGTTCCTCAcaccacttgagtgcatacagtttccttgtggatggtgatCTAGCGTTCCACATGATCTCTACagcct
This genomic window contains:
- the LOC108261353 gene encoding deleted in malignant brain tumors 1 protein, with amino-acid sequence MLRRRLTLILVSVLGASLLVDCANIRLAGGSHSCAGRVEVYHNYQWGTVCDDNWDINDTQVVCRQLGCGNAVSAHETAHFGQGSGPIWLDDVQCSGSESTITQCSHNGFGIHDCDHGEDAGVTCSERNQVRLVNGQSNCCGRVEIQHNGRWGTVCDDDWDLKDAEVVCRQLGCGKAVSAPSNARFGQGSEPTWLDDVQCTGTESYINHCSHSGFGEEDCGHEEDAGVVCSNLQTPTLTRTSPTSVVSPGEVLQFRCSTPSPTCISVDFSLYKTWTSIKKQTAESTTTFTLTVDASHQGQYTCDYSYRESAFSSSKSSSIRITVVNLQQPNIFFSAAGGPEVTRGYGFSIICSTEPQYPGGSFHLKFSGSNIIMTQSAVNHSAIFLFPEADFVHQGNYSCAYEVNVSSRTFTSTTTELLEITVKASLAPYIGVGVTAGLLLILVPVIICFVKTQKRQKCQMDKTKDSQRAKNTHESPQGEIETDDEADYENAETIFHQKEDSEDSDNDYINVDADEQRSDVDNDYEDVDIYANYVA